The Microbacterium trichothecenolyticum sequence GCCGGGCTCGCCGCGCAGGACGCACCGCCGTTCCGCGTGATCGTGAGCGATCAATCCGCTGACGGCGCATCGGCGGCTCCCGCGGTGCAGGCGATGGTGCGGGTGCTGCGTGCGCAGGGTCGTGAGGTACGGATGCTCCGGCATCTCCCCCGGCGCGGTCTCGCCGAGCACCGGCAGTTCCTGCTGGACGAGTCCGCGGCCGAGGCCGTGCTGTACCTCGACGACGACGTGTGGCTGGAGCCGGGCGCCCTCGCCCGCGTGAGCGATGCGCTCGACACGCTGGGGTGCGGCTTCGTGGGCATGGCGGTGCAGGGCCTGTCGTTCCTCGACGACGACAGGCCCGCACAACGCGCCCGCTTCGAGCCGTGGCAGGGACCCGTCGTCCCCGAGCGGGTGCGCCGCGGAACGCCCGGGTTCGATCGCTGGCCGCTGCACAACGCCGCCAACCTCGTGCACCTCGCCCGCGACACGCCGATCCCGCCGCGCGGGTGGCTGGCGTACAAGGTGGCGTGGATCGGGGCGTGCGTGCTGTACCGCCGTGCCGCGCTGTGGATGTCGGCGGGTTCGGGTTCTGGGAGGCGCTTGCACCCGACCACGCGGGCGAGGACGTCGTCGCGCAGTGGCGCGTGATGGAGCGGTTCGGCGGTGCCGGCGTCCTGCCCAGCGGGGCGGTGCATCTGGAGGCACCCACGACGATCACGCGCCGCGACGTCGAGGCGTTCGACGTGGTGGAGGGCTGAGCACCTCGGCATCCGAGGGCCCATCGTCGGGGCAAACACCCCCGCTGCACAACCCCCGCGACGGAACTGCTTGTTCTCCGTGAGCATCCGGCCATGATCCGATCCGCATCCTCACAGGAACTCGCCCAGCGGTTGACGCTCGACAATCTCGCGCTCGCACGCTCGGTGGCGCGACGGTTCTTCTCGCGCGCCACCGCTCGCGACGACGACCTCGTGCAGGTGGCGTACATCGGCTTGTGGAACGCCGCGCGACGCTTCGACCCCGAGCGCGGTGCAAGTTTCGCGGCCTTCGCCGTGCCCACGATCTCGGGCGAGATCAAACGCCATCTGCGCGATCACGGCTGGTTCGTGCGCCCACCGCGCACGGTGCAGGATCTGCGGTCGCGCATCGGCGAG is a genomic window containing:
- a CDS encoding glycosyltransferase family A protein, with the protein product MGDRRGSDEWGAAGSVAPAAVDVLIATAGRVAELAVTLAGLAAQDAPPFRVIVSDQSADGASAAPAVQAMVRVLRAQGREVRMLRHLPRRGLAEHRQFLLDESAAEAVLYLDDDVWLEPGALARVSDALDTLGCGFVGMAVQGLSFLDDDRPAQRARFEPWQGPVVPERVRRGTPGFDRWPLHNAANLVHLARDTPIPPRGWLAYKVAWIGACVLYRRAALWMSAGSGSGRRLHPTTRARTSSRSGA